The Paenibacillus sophorae genome has a segment encoding these proteins:
- a CDS encoding MarR family winged helix-turn-helix transcriptional regulator, protein MENLDWDVLEEADWLFRKMVRRFVKERDRINIEGVALPGMMILHKIIREGEQRLSDLAEQLDLTSGAITALCDKLDAAGYTVRQRKEGDRRTVLLGITDKGRAMFERNRSVGARCITLLFEGFELEELNAQNRALEKVIGNLEGFSEAILEHAKQNAEAPAPGGPERKQGRVSTQSRYLTY, encoded by the coding sequence ATGGAGAATTTGGATTGGGATGTGCTGGAGGAGGCTGACTGGCTGTTCCGCAAGATGGTCAGAAGGTTCGTGAAGGAGCGGGACCGTATTAACATTGAGGGCGTCGCGCTGCCGGGCATGATGATTCTGCATAAAATCATCCGCGAGGGCGAGCAGCGGCTCAGCGATTTGGCGGAGCAGCTGGATCTCACATCGGGAGCGATCACCGCGCTGTGCGACAAGCTGGATGCAGCGGGGTATACCGTCCGGCAGCGCAAGGAGGGTGACCGCAGAACGGTGCTGCTGGGCATTACGGATAAGGGGCGGGCCATGTTCGAGCGCAACCGCAGCGTCGGTGCAAGGTGTATCACGCTTTTGTTCGAAGGCTTCGAACTGGAGGAGTTGAACGCCCAGAACCGGGCGCTCGAGAAAGTCATCGGCAATCTTGAAGGGTTCTCGGAAGCCATCCTGGAGCATGCCAAGCAGAATGCCGAGGCTCCCGCGCCCGGCGGCCCTGAACGGAAGCAGGGCCGGGTATCGACGCAAAGCCGGTATTTGACCTATTAG
- a CDS encoding aryl-sulfate sulfotransferase: MGFPTVYPTGATVYNPSKAWSGYTVYQAGEEGVVLIDMNGREVHLWKGLIGFPAKALPGGYVLGSTGRRDPKFGIQDNVDLVQVDWDGNIVWKYNSYEHIEDPGYEPLWYARQHHDYQREGNPVGYYAPGLEPEVSRGTTLILAHKNVNNPAISDKQLLDDVIIEVDWEGNVKWEWKASDHFDELGFDESARNVLFRDPNTRSFGHLGGGVGDWLHINSASYVGPNRFYDEGDERFHPDNIIWDAREANIIAITDRRTGSIVWRLGPDYSLPEVKHIGWIIGQHHAHIIPKGLPGEGNLLVFDNGGWGGYGLPNPASPFGQKNAIRDHSRVLEINPVTLEIEWQYTGAEAGFSVPTDSYKFYSPYISSAQRLPNGNTLITEGSNGQLFEVTEDHEIVWEYISPYTDRRNTNMVYRSYRLPYEWVPQLAKPEERAIEPIHAAQFRVPGAAPKGSDSVVSVATTLPFVEGAACVATSDEARRSAK, translated from the coding sequence ATGGGATTTCCAACCGTATATCCGACAGGCGCAACCGTCTATAACCCGAGCAAGGCATGGAGCGGCTATACCGTGTATCAGGCAGGCGAAGAGGGTGTTGTTCTGATCGACATGAACGGCCGCGAGGTTCATCTGTGGAAAGGGCTGATCGGCTTTCCGGCCAAGGCGCTTCCGGGCGGCTATGTGCTGGGCAGCACGGGCCGCAGAGATCCGAAATTCGGCATTCAGGACAATGTCGATTTGGTGCAGGTGGATTGGGACGGCAATATCGTCTGGAAATACAACAGCTACGAGCATATTGAAGATCCCGGCTATGAGCCGCTGTGGTATGCGCGGCAGCATCATGATTACCAGCGCGAGGGCAATCCGGTCGGCTACTATGCTCCTGGCCTTGAACCGGAGGTTTCCAGAGGCACGACGCTGATCCTCGCTCATAAAAATGTGAATAACCCGGCCATTTCCGACAAGCAGCTGTTGGACGATGTCATTATTGAGGTCGACTGGGAGGGCAATGTGAAGTGGGAATGGAAAGCGAGCGACCATTTCGATGAGCTGGGCTTTGACGAGTCGGCCCGCAACGTGCTGTTCCGCGACCCCAATACCCGGTCCTTCGGCCACCTCGGCGGCGGCGTAGGCGATTGGCTGCATATCAACTCGGCGTCCTATGTGGGGCCGAACCGGTTCTACGACGAGGGCGATGAGCGGTTTCATCCGGACAATATTATCTGGGACGCCCGGGAAGCCAACATCATCGCGATCACAGACCGAAGAACCGGCAGCATCGTCTGGCGTCTTGGCCCGGATTACTCCCTGCCGGAAGTGAAGCATATCGGCTGGATCATCGGCCAGCATCACGCCCATATCATACCGAAGGGTCTGCCGGGCGAAGGCAACCTGCTCGTGTTCGATAACGGCGGCTGGGGCGGTTACGGTCTGCCGAATCCCGCATCCCCGTTCGGCCAGAAGAATGCAATCCGCGATCATTCCCGGGTTCTGGAGATTAACCCCGTGACGCTGGAAATTGAATGGCAGTACACCGGAGCGGAAGCGGGATTCTCGGTTCCGACCGACTCCTATAAATTTTACAGTCCGTATATCAGCTCGGCGCAGCGGCTTCCGAACGGCAACACATTGATTACGGAAGGCTCCAACGGCCAGCTGTTCGAAGTGACGGAGGATCATGAGATCGTCTGGGAGTACATTTCTCCTTATACCGATAGAAGAAACACGAATATGGTGTACCGCTCCTACCGGCTGCCCTATGAATGGGTGCCGCAGCTTGCGAAGCCGGAAGAGAGAGCCATCGAGCCGATCCATGCCGCACAGTTCAGAGTCCCTGGAGCCGCGCCGAAGGGCAGCGATTCCGTTGTCAGTGTGGCCACGACGCTGCCTTTCGTGGAGGGTGCAGCCTGCGTGGCGACCTCGGATGAAGCCCGGCGCAGCGCCAAATAG
- a CDS encoding IS110 family transposase, giving the protein MHVAGAVNFRGVQLGRTISFSNDKFGYEKLLRWVHDLRQTHNLMQVIFGAESTGHYFLNLAFWLHERNEQIVLVNPMTTKRNKENRDNKPSKNDAKDAIIIADAISRGYYSEWVIRETIYRRLRYLVSEREAWVTDLSAIGNQLQTALDQSFPEFTFVFKEWNGPRGIATLQAFPLPSDLKDLTPENVIDGWRKAGMQRAGGSRGSQQAVMLLAAARRSVGLTDIAPEIKRQIGRLLQRYKQMLSQIETVEHEIHELLSQVPPSARQPLTEIGLSPLFVAVVLANAGDLSRYTHGRQLLALAGLSLAESTSGKRRGQIILSKRGRRQLRKYLYLAVIGLVANHPAFRRWHDHNVKTLKMKKQRSIFKLIGKLARILVALARSGETFVESKANALPPQAA; this is encoded by the coding sequence ATGCATGTTGCTGGTGCCGTGAATTTTCGTGGCGTCCAACTCGGCCGTACCATATCATTTAGCAACGACAAGTTTGGGTATGAGAAGTTGCTGCGGTGGGTTCACGATTTGCGGCAAACACACAATCTGATGCAGGTCATCTTTGGTGCGGAATCAACCGGTCACTATTTCCTCAATCTGGCGTTCTGGCTGCACGAGCGCAACGAGCAGATCGTGCTGGTAAACCCGATGACGACCAAACGCAACAAGGAAAATCGGGACAACAAACCGTCCAAGAACGACGCCAAAGATGCAATCATCATCGCCGACGCGATCTCCCGTGGCTACTACAGCGAGTGGGTAATCCGTGAAACGATTTACCGCAGGCTGCGCTATCTGGTGAGCGAGCGAGAGGCTTGGGTCACGGACCTGTCGGCCATAGGAAACCAGTTGCAAACAGCGCTGGACCAGTCCTTTCCCGAATTCACTTTCGTGTTCAAGGAATGGAATGGCCCACGTGGCATCGCGACGCTTCAGGCGTTCCCGTTGCCCTCAGACTTGAAGGACCTTACGCCAGAGAACGTGATCGACGGATGGCGAAAGGCGGGCATGCAGCGTGCCGGCGGTTCCCGCGGCAGTCAGCAAGCGGTCATGCTGCTCGCTGCCGCTCGTCGCTCAGTCGGTCTGACCGACATTGCGCCGGAAATCAAGCGGCAGATCGGACGTTTGCTTCAAAGATACAAACAGATGCTATCGCAAATCGAAACCGTTGAGCATGAGATCCATGAGTTACTGTCGCAGGTGCCTCCATCCGCTCGTCAGCCGCTCACAGAGATCGGTCTAAGTCCGCTGTTCGTCGCTGTCGTTCTGGCAAACGCGGGAGACCTTAGCCGCTATACGCATGGTAGACAACTGCTAGCGCTGGCTGGTCTGAGTCTGGCGGAAAGCACATCGGGCAAGCGCAGGGGACAGATTATACTCTCCAAGCGGGGGCGAAGGCAGCTGCGTAAATACTTATATCTCGCCGTGATCGGCCTGGTGGCCAACCATCCGGCATTCAGACGCTGGCATGACCATAACGTGAAGACTCTAAAGATGAAGAAGCAACGGTCTATCTTCAAACTGATCGGCAAGCTCGCCCGTATTCTTGTGGCACTCGCCCGAAGCGGAGAAACATTTGTAGAGAGCAAAGCGAACGCATTGCCTCCGCAGGCAGCATGA
- a CDS encoding DUF6953 family protein: protein MEPTAQDVAEWMVKEIRFTGTLYQTDAIDYVKRNFGEQFVFVNENGNASLSKEVKKAFRKLHGGRIAWDRDGFLWAWT, encoded by the coding sequence GTGGAACCGACAGCCCAGGATGTGGCGGAGTGGATGGTGAAGGAGATCCGTTTTACGGGGACCTTGTACCAGACCGACGCAATTGATTATGTAAAAAGAAATTTCGGCGAGCAGTTCGTCTTTGTGAACGAGAACGGCAACGCTTCGCTGTCGAAGGAAGTCAAAAAGGCATTCCGCAAGCTGCACGGCGGACGGATCGCCTGGGACCGGGACGGATTTCTGTGGGCCTGGACCTAA
- a CDS encoding ATP-dependent helicase, which yields MDKLLFHPAPPGASGTRVPRAAAASAKTSRELVLGDEPDAGYFRTLEQGGILLNASQIAAVRHGDGPLLTLAGAGSGKTSVLVCRTGYLLSVRRVPPGCLLLLTFSSRAAAEMRERIGRLPGIGGRDISGLQARTFHSFFLYFLRRQGAGQEIFHETRRQHILLKSIMRELGLPKDAYPPESLLSILSSCKMNMGRVDTLPQLTNADKEIKEILQRYEQWKQDNGKIDFDDVLLHAYRMLLERPELLAELQRKYKYIMVDEFQDTNTLQYELIRMIARPLNNLMVVGDDDQTIYSFNGARSEFILEFEKLYPEAKVITLDINYRSGPAIIGLGNGIIKGNTRRRSKTLRAAAQGGSQPRYLRPYTADEEAEAIVEYIASAVEQGARSYGDFAVLYRASSSSRAVLERLLLRDIPYVDYGEGQLLYEHWLISPVISHLRLTVNRRDFAAIEDMLPTLYVSREQGMGHIHRMEAVQPKRGPLIHLLSLPGLAEFRQDAIRERLDILRHLRELTPLQAIRQIRSRFYDQFVLADERHQATLHRETLKEMLDELELSAGRFGSIPLFLDFLDEITSRNEQHRTPGGTEQEDHVALMTIHKSKGLEFPVVMLLGASEGILPHSSALEAGRLKDRLTAEGGGEALALLEEERRLAYVAVTRAKEELFISSPALHRGRKAPVSRFMLAAFGVGAADAVDAGVRGGRQGPQPAAAGPRPSRAAAPATGSDAPQVPVPRAEAPQAADMAQPAIGALAPPGKSALQTALTASAAFAARTALPMQPPPPAARARSRSGAAPPLPAQAGCASSPAAPRITWRTSPARCAARRWRRAPGMSRCRPTASGLDHRHPVRTANHHFPCVDRRQTEFLPFISGQMKLYRLRKGFSPL from the coding sequence ATGGACAAACTGCTGTTTCATCCTGCTCCGCCGGGAGCTTCCGGAACCCGCGTGCCGCGGGCAGCGGCGGCTTCCGCTAAGACGAGCCGGGAACTGGTTCTCGGAGATGAGCCGGACGCCGGCTATTTCCGGACGCTGGAGCAAGGCGGCATCCTGCTGAACGCTTCGCAGATCGCGGCGGTGCGGCATGGCGACGGCCCGCTGCTGACGCTGGCGGGCGCCGGGTCCGGCAAGACGAGCGTATTGGTGTGCCGGACCGGCTATTTACTGTCCGTTCGCCGTGTTCCTCCCGGATGTCTGCTGCTGCTGACCTTCTCCAGCAGGGCGGCGGCGGAAATGCGGGAGCGGATCGGCAGGCTGCCGGGAATCGGCGGGCGGGATATTTCAGGGCTGCAGGCCCGTACGTTTCATTCTTTTTTTCTGTACTTTCTGCGAAGACAGGGAGCCGGGCAGGAGATTTTCCACGAAACGCGCCGCCAGCATATTCTGCTTAAATCGATCATGCGCGAGCTGGGTCTGCCGAAAGACGCGTATCCGCCAGAAAGCCTGCTCTCTATCCTCTCCTCCTGCAAAATGAATATGGGCCGCGTGGACACCCTCCCCCAGCTTACGAATGCGGATAAGGAAATTAAGGAGATTCTACAGCGTTACGAGCAGTGGAAGCAGGATAATGGCAAAATCGATTTCGACGACGTGCTGCTGCATGCCTACCGGATGCTGCTGGAACGGCCGGAGCTGCTTGCGGAACTGCAAAGAAAATACAAATATATTATGGTCGATGAATTTCAGGATACGAATACGCTGCAGTATGAGCTGATCCGCATGATCGCCCGTCCTCTGAATAATCTGATGGTGGTGGGCGACGACGATCAGACGATCTATTCGTTTAATGGGGCGCGAAGCGAGTTCATTCTGGAGTTCGAGAAGCTGTACCCGGAGGCCAAAGTGATTACGCTCGACATCAACTACCGTTCCGGGCCCGCCATCATCGGCCTTGGCAACGGAATTATCAAAGGCAACACGCGGCGGCGTTCCAAAACGCTGCGGGCGGCGGCGCAAGGCGGCAGCCAGCCCCGCTACCTTCGCCCTTACACCGCCGACGAGGAAGCTGAAGCCATCGTAGAGTATATCGCTTCCGCCGTAGAGCAGGGTGCACGGAGCTACGGCGATTTCGCAGTGCTGTACCGGGCATCCAGCAGCAGCCGCGCCGTGCTGGAGCGGCTGCTGCTGCGTGATATTCCCTATGTCGATTACGGCGAAGGGCAGCTGCTGTACGAGCACTGGCTCATTTCGCCGGTCATCAGCCACTTGCGGCTGACCGTGAACCGGCGCGATTTTGCGGCCATTGAGGACATGCTGCCCACGCTCTATGTAAGCCGGGAACAGGGGATGGGACATATCCACCGGATGGAGGCGGTCCAGCCGAAGCGGGGGCCGCTGATCCATCTGCTGAGCCTGCCGGGGCTGGCGGAATTTCGCCAAGATGCCATTCGGGAGCGGCTGGACATACTCCGGCATCTGCGGGAGCTTACGCCGCTTCAGGCAATCCGGCAGATCCGCAGCCGGTTCTACGATCAATTCGTTCTGGCGGATGAGCGCCATCAGGCGACGCTGCACCGGGAGACGCTGAAGGAGATGCTGGACGAGCTGGAGCTGTCTGCGGGACGCTTCGGGAGCATCCCTCTTTTTCTTGATTTTCTGGACGAGATAACGTCAAGGAACGAGCAGCACCGGACTCCCGGCGGTACAGAGCAGGAGGACCACGTCGCGCTGATGACGATTCATAAGTCCAAAGGGCTGGAGTTCCCCGTCGTCATGCTGCTCGGCGCGTCCGAAGGCATCCTGCCGCACAGCTCGGCGCTGGAAGCAGGCCGCCTGAAGGACCGCCTGACGGCGGAAGGCGGCGGAGAAGCGCTCGCGCTGCTGGAGGAAGAGCGCCGCCTGGCGTATGTTGCGGTTACCCGCGCCAAGGAAGAGCTGTTCATCAGCTCGCCCGCGCTGCACCGGGGCCGGAAGGCTCCGGTCTCCCGCTTCATGCTGGCGGCGTTCGGCGTCGGCGCGGCGGACGCTGTTGACGCGGGCGTACGCGGCGGGCGGCAAGGCCCCCAGCCGGCGGCGGCGGGACCGCGTCCGAGCCGGGCAGCGGCTCCGGCGACCGGGTCGGACGCGCCGCAAGTGCCGGTGCCGCGCGCGGAGGCGCCGCAGGCAGCGGATATGGCGCAGCCCGCGATAGGCGCACTGGCACCGCCGGGCAAGTCGGCGCTACAGACTGCGCTGACAGCTTCGGCGGCTTTCGCCGCTCGGACGGCGCTGCCCATGCAGCCGCCCCCTCCGGCCGCACGCGCACGGTCGCGGTCTGGAGCTGCCCCGCCGCTGCCTGCCCAGGCTGGATGCGCGTCAAGTCCGGCGGCGCCGAGGATCACCTGGCGCACAAGCCCTGCCCGCTGTGCGGCTCGCCGATGGAGAAGGGCACCCGGGATGTCCCGATGTAGACCGACGGCATCCGGTCTGGACCATCGCCATCCGGTACGTACCGCCAACCATCACTTCCCCTGTGTAGACCGGCGGCAAACGGAATTCCTCCCTTTTATTTCTGGGCAAATGAAGCTTTACCGGTTACGAAAGGGATTTTCTCCACTTTAA
- a CDS encoding alpha/beta fold hydrolase, whose amino-acid sequence MQYYIETEPGVKLFVEDIGSGAPVVLVHGWPLNHEMYEYQVTHLPKYGYRCISIDLRGFGKSDRPWEGYTYDRMADDIRVVLDTLRLEGVRLVGFSMGGAVVLHYTARHRGCRLSQLLLLAAAAPRYTRGEDYPYGMPKSVIDQLIAGTYADRPQTVASFGERFFAKPVSPAFRDWFQSMNLTASNHGTVGGALMLRDEDLRADLPRIQVPTTIFHGLLDQICPYDLARLMHQGIRGSQLLTFEQSGHAVFYDELELFNQRLLQVLGGR is encoded by the coding sequence GTGCAATATTATATTGAAACGGAACCGGGAGTTAAGCTGTTTGTGGAGGACATCGGAAGCGGCGCGCCGGTTGTTCTGGTGCATGGTTGGCCGCTGAATCATGAAATGTACGAATACCAGGTGACGCATCTTCCCAAATACGGCTATCGCTGTATTTCGATTGATCTTCGAGGATTCGGCAAATCCGACCGGCCCTGGGAAGGCTACACCTATGACCGGATGGCCGACGATATCCGGGTGGTGCTGGACACACTGCGCCTGGAAGGTGTACGGCTGGTCGGCTTCTCCATGGGCGGCGCCGTCGTCCTGCACTATACGGCCCGGCACCGGGGCTGCCGCCTGTCGCAGCTGCTTCTGCTCGCGGCGGCGGCGCCCCGGTATACCCGGGGAGAAGACTATCCCTATGGCATGCCCAAATCGGTCATTGATCAACTGATCGCCGGAACTTATGCCGACCGTCCGCAGACGGTTGCCTCCTTTGGAGAGAGGTTTTTTGCCAAGCCGGTGTCACCCGCCTTTCGCGATTGGTTCCAATCGATGAATCTAACTGCCTCCAATCACGGAACCGTAGGTGGCGCACTGATGCTGCGGGACGAGGATTTACGCGCCGATCTTCCCCGGATCCAGGTACCCACCACAATTTTCCACGGCCTTCTCGACCAGATTTGTCCCTACGATTTGGCCCGGCTGATGCATCAGGGGATTCGGGGTTCACAGCTGCTGACCTTTGAACAAAGCGGGCATGCCGTTTTCTATGACGAACTGGAGCTGTTCAATCAGCGGCTGCTCCAGGTTCTGGGAGGAAGATAG
- a CDS encoding helix-turn-helix domain-containing protein, with the protein MAQSKADLILHPIRMRIIQALLNERRRTTQQLVKELEDIPQATMYRHLSKLLKAGVLEVAEENKVRGAVEKVYYLSQGGEDATPSDTTEQSAGEHMALFQKFISSLIGDFSAYVQQEKYDLQQDGVSMRQVQLHLTDDEYAQLLTEMRKSMQKYAGNEAGSGRRRRIISTIVIPGALPGSSEGVNEEEGQKGQ; encoded by the coding sequence ATGGCCCAGTCGAAGGCCGATCTGATTCTGCACCCGATTCGGATGCGCATCATTCAGGCGCTGCTGAATGAAAGGCGGCGTACAACGCAGCAGCTGGTCAAGGAGCTTGAGGATATACCGCAGGCAACCATGTACCGGCATCTGAGCAAGCTGCTGAAGGCTGGCGTGCTTGAGGTGGCCGAAGAGAACAAGGTGCGCGGCGCGGTGGAGAAAGTATATTACCTATCCCAGGGAGGCGAAGATGCCACGCCCTCCGATACGACGGAACAATCGGCTGGCGAGCACATGGCGCTTTTTCAGAAATTCATCTCTTCGCTTATCGGTGACTTCAGCGCTTACGTGCAGCAGGAGAAATATGATCTGCAACAAGATGGCGTCTCCATGCGCCAAGTGCAGCTTCATTTGACCGATGACGAATATGCTCAGCTTTTGACGGAAATGAGAAAGTCGATGCAGAAATATGCTGGAAACGAGGCTGGAAGCGGACGCAGGCGGCGGATAATCTCCACCATCGTCATTCCGGGGGCGCTCCCGGGTTCATCCGAAGGCGTAAACGAAGAGGAGGGGCAGAAAGGGCAATGA
- a CDS encoding DUF6492 family protein, whose protein sequence is MSQALEGPAIDVLIPAIEKDLATLPHVVDAVRKHVKHPIRSIQIVAPRKPRILDFCRRKGCTFVDENTVLPITKKDIHYRSRTWERSGWLFQQLLKLGGDKLCTADYFLVIDADTVLITPHRFRLSGKTVFYCRNWSQPDYFATYRKLMGKKAVRPSSFVTHYMLFERSRLTRMKREIEARHGTSWYSAILRSINRSRQFGFSEFETYGNYLYAKDPGGMVLKKARNKSLNMSGSQISAATVAKYARTYRSLSFHKRKGYVRTPK, encoded by the coding sequence ATGTCCCAAGCCCTTGAAGGACCTGCCATAGATGTGCTGATTCCGGCGATTGAGAAGGATCTGGCCACCCTGCCGCATGTGGTTGACGCTGTGAGGAAGCATGTCAAGCATCCGATCCGCAGCATTCAGATCGTTGCGCCCCGCAAGCCGCGCATCCTCGATTTTTGCCGCAGGAAAGGCTGTACCTTCGTCGATGAAAATACGGTGCTGCCCATTACCAAAAAGGATATTCACTACCGCTCGCGTACCTGGGAGCGGTCGGGCTGGCTGTTTCAGCAGCTGCTGAAGCTGGGCGGCGACAAGCTGTGTACGGCGGATTATTTTTTGGTTATTGATGCCGATACGGTCCTGATCACACCGCACCGGTTCCGCTTGAGCGGAAAGACGGTGTTCTACTGCCGGAACTGGAGCCAGCCGGATTATTTTGCGACCTACCGAAAACTGATGGGCAAAAAGGCAGTCCGCCCTTCCTCTTTTGTAACCCATTACATGCTGTTTGAGCGCAGCCGGCTTACCCGTATGAAACGGGAAATCGAGGCCAGACACGGGACTTCATGGTATTCCGCCATCCTGCGCAGCATCAACCGCTCCCGGCAGTTTGGATTTTCCGAGTTCGAAACCTACGGCAACTATCTGTATGCCAAGGACCCCGGAGGGATGGTTCTCAAGAAAGCCCGTAACAAAAGCCTGAATATGAGCGGCTCGCAAATCTCCGCAGCCACGGTTGCAAAGTACGCGCGCACTTACCGGTCACTTTCTTTTCACAAGCGAAAAGGTTACGTTCGGACGCCGAAATGA
- a CDS encoding LacI family DNA-binding transcriptional regulator, with protein sequence MVRATIGDVAARAGVSKSTVSQYLNKRYQHMGAETRAKIEEAIKALDYQPNVLARGLKQKRTSTVGVIVANFMHRLSTEICRGIEDYCQEQDINVILCNSDEDGEKEKKYAEMLQAKQVDGMILLPTGKNGSLYKKLSRHGHPILFMDRRVESVKADTIVVNNRESVYEAVSHLKERGHRRIALATAPLTISTRLERTEGFRKAMDDFGLTYSSSIINAEISALRGRFGKLFGGPEPPTALIAGNDLVLLEALAFVKERGLRVPEDLALVAFDNIPFAHLLTPTLTTINQPSLEMGRKAAERIISRIRSEEDLPPEEYVFKCELAVRQSSEMKRVTD encoded by the coding sequence TTGGTCAGAGCGACAATCGGGGACGTTGCGGCAAGGGCCGGTGTGTCCAAAAGCACGGTATCCCAATATTTAAATAAACGGTATCAGCACATGGGCGCCGAAACTCGCGCAAAGATCGAAGAGGCCATCAAAGCGCTCGATTACCAGCCGAATGTGCTCGCAAGGGGACTGAAGCAGAAGCGGACTTCAACGGTTGGCGTCATTGTGGCCAATTTCATGCACAGACTCTCCACCGAAATTTGCCGGGGCATCGAGGATTACTGCCAGGAGCAGGATATCAACGTAATTCTGTGCAACAGTGACGAGGACGGGGAGAAGGAGAAGAAGTACGCCGAAATGCTTCAAGCGAAGCAGGTGGACGGCATGATTCTGCTACCTACGGGGAAGAACGGTTCCCTGTATAAAAAGCTTTCCCGGCACGGGCACCCCATTCTGTTCATGGACCGGCGGGTGGAAAGCGTCAAGGCCGACACTATTGTCGTCAACAACCGTGAGTCGGTCTATGAAGCGGTGTCGCATCTGAAGGAGCGGGGACACCGGAGAATTGCGCTTGCTACGGCGCCGCTGACAATCAGCACCCGGCTTGAGAGGACGGAAGGCTTCCGGAAGGCGATGGACGATTTCGGATTAACGTACAGCAGCAGCATTATTAATGCGGAAATCTCCGCTCTGCGGGGAAGATTCGGCAAGCTGTTTGGCGGTCCGGAGCCGCCGACGGCGCTCATTGCGGGCAATGACCTGGTGCTGCTTGAGGCGCTCGCTTTTGTGAAGGAGCGGGGTCTTCGGGTACCTGAGGATTTGGCGCTGGTCGCCTTCGACAACATTCCTTTTGCCCACCTGCTTACGCCGACGCTTACCACAATCAATCAGCCTTCGCTCGAAATGGGAAGGAAGGCGGCCGAGCGGATCATCAGCCGCATCCGCTCGGAGGAGGATCTACCGCCCGAAGAGTACGTCTTCAAATGCGAGCTGGCGGTGCGGCAGTCGTCGGAGATGAAGCGGGTCACGGATTAG
- a CDS encoding ATP-binding cassette domain-containing protein — translation MQLILKNLRKDFGGKKVLQGIDFTFEKGKIYGLLGRNGAGKTTLFNCLSGELEADEGQAQLEGEKGLRPLRDEDVGYVFSLPILPEFLTGYEFLKFFTDINRDKVPQELTVDDYLEMVKIEDEDRHRLIKGYSHGMKNKIQMLCFLITRPPLILLDEPLTSFDVIAALEMKKLLREIKQDHILVFSTHILQLAKDLCDELVLLRHGRIEAISSELLHSPDFEDQIVMLLGDEPDVQNA, via the coding sequence ATGCAATTAATTTTAAAGAACCTCAGGAAAGACTTCGGCGGGAAAAAGGTGCTTCAAGGCATTGATTTTACCTTTGAGAAGGGCAAGATTTACGGTCTGCTCGGCCGGAACGGCGCAGGAAAAACAACCCTGTTCAACTGTCTGAGCGGAGAGCTCGAGGCGGACGAAGGACAGGCGCAGTTGGAGGGCGAGAAAGGCTTAAGGCCGCTGCGGGATGAGGATGTAGGCTATGTCTTTTCCCTTCCGATACTGCCTGAATTTCTGACGGGATATGAATTTCTGAAGTTTTTTACCGATATCAACCGGGACAAAGTTCCCCAAGAGCTGACCGTCGACGATTATCTGGAAATGGTCAAGATTGAAGACGAGGACCGCCACCGGCTGATCAAAGGCTATTCCCACGGCATGAAGAACAAAATTCAGATGCTCTGTTTCCTCATCACGCGTCCGCCGCTGATTTTGCTGGATGAACCGCTGACCTCTTTTGATGTCATCGCGGCGCTGGAAATGAAGAAGCTGCTGCGGGAAATTAAGCAGGATCATATTCTTGTCTTCTCCACCCACATTCTGCAGCTCGCCAAAGACCTGTGCGATGAATTGGTGCTGCTCCGGCACGGCCGGATCGAGGCGATATCCTCCGAGCTTCTCCACAGTCCGGATTTTGAAGATCAGATTGTTATGCTGTTGGGAGATGAGCCTGATGTACAGAACGCTTAA
- a CDS encoding helix-turn-helix transcriptional regulator, with protein sequence MKNRLEEIRKQHGIKQEELAEALAVSRQTIGSLENGRYNPSIILAFKIARYFKMQIEEIFIYEEE encoded by the coding sequence TTGAAAAACCGTCTGGAGGAAATCCGAAAACAGCACGGAATCAAGCAGGAGGAATTGGCCGAGGCTTTGGCGGTTTCCAGGCAGACAATCGGGTCGCTGGAGAACGGGCGCTACAATCCCTCGATTATTTTGGCGTTCAAGATCGCCCGCTATTTCAAAATGCAGATTGAAGAGATTTTTATCTATGAGGAGGAATAA